A genome region from Triticum aestivum cultivar Chinese Spring chromosome 2B, IWGSC CS RefSeq v2.1, whole genome shotgun sequence includes the following:
- the LOC123041127 gene encoding F-box protein SKIP27, which produces MAIGQTMPKGSLATSLSFPSSGSTRILGRKRVAVSPAPSPSGPHSPVRTLRKQRSIRFHMDDTICLLESLPQDVLVKVLCKVNHSDLRQLLLVSKPVSEATVVAKELHFAFATPSKASTDGEEEDDGPGAPKQHRVARSRCRGMNLASVAVNLSESFSSLMSEV; this is translated from the exons ATGGCAATTGGACAGACTATGCCGAAGGGGTCTCTCGCCACCAGCTTGAGCTTCCCAAGCAGCGGCAGCACAAGGATCCTGGGGAGGAAGAGGGTCGCTGTTTCTCCGGCTCCAAGCCCCTCAGGCCCGCACTCCCCGGTGCGGACTCTGCGCAAGCAGCGCAGCATTAGGTTCCACATGGATGACACCATCTGCCTTCTTGAATCGCTGCCTCAAGATGTCTTG GTTAAAGTCCTGTGCAAGGTGAACCACAGCGACCTGAGGCAGCTCCTCCTGGTGTCGAAGCCAGTCAGCGAAGCA ACAGTGGTTGCTAAGGAGCTGCATTTCGCCTTCGCGACGCCGTCGAAGGCCTCCACGGACggcgaggaggaagatgatggcCCCGGGGCGCCCAAGCAACACAGGGTTGCACGGTCGCGCTGCCGGGGCATGAATTTGGCAAGTGTCGCCGTCAATCTGTCGGAGTCGTTCAGCAGCTTGATGTCAGAGGTGTAG